The genome window TATCCTGCGCATCGGGGTCATATGCTTGCCGCGGTTCAGCCGGCAAGCTTCAGGACCGATGGTGGCAGTGGCGAATCGCCAAGACTTTGCGCTGGATCAAGCTTTGTCCAAGCGCCCTGCGTCAGACTGACGCACGTTGGGTGGGCGCATCGGATTGTCAGGAATTCGGCAAGAAGTGCAGGACCACTTCGCGCCGATGGGGCGCGTGACGATGTTCGAATAAATAGACGCCTTGCCAGGTTCCCAGCACCATTCGCCCTTGATCCACCGGTATCGACAGATGCACTTGGGTCAGCGCGGTGCGCAAATGGGCCGGCATATCGTCCGGGCCTTCGGCGTCGTGTTCGTAAAGCGTCCGCGATTCCGGCGCGATGCGCGCGAAAAACGCCTCCAAATCGACGCGCACCGAAGGGTCCGCGTTTTCCTGTATCAGTAAAGACGCCGAGGTGTGACGACAAAACACCGTCAACAAGCCGTCACCGGCAGGCTGCGTGTCCATGAAACGGCGCAGCTGACTGGTTATCTCGACGAGTCCGGTGCCGCGCGTCGGCACATCTATGCGCGCGATCGGACGGGCGGGTGCGCTACCTCGCTCGGTCGGATGCTGCGCCGAAAAGGCATTATCGTGTCGCGAGGCCATAAAAAACTCCTCAGATATCTTAAATACGCCGAATTCGCTGGGAAAAGCTAAACGCGGCCGCCGCCACGCCGGTTGTCGTTACGGTCCCGCAAGCGGCGACGTGTCCGCCAGATGGCCGTGCCGATCGCGACCACGATGATCAGCAGTGCGCCATTGCGCAGCAGGCTGCCCGTCGATGGCCGATTATCCTGGCTTCCCGAGAGCGCGTTGCGCTCCGCGGTCGGTAGCGTGCTCGGATCCGAGGCCGTCGCTGCGCTCCCGGCCGTAGCGCTCGCGGCGCTAGCGACCGTCGCACCGCTCGCCGTACCATCGGGCGATACCGGCACCAGATTATTCGTCATCTGGGTCGGCGCACCGAACTGGGTTTGCGCGGCGCTGGGCGGCGCGTTGGGGTCCTGCGTCGGGGGCGGCGGTTGATCGGTCGCAGCGGGCATCGATGCCGCATTCGAAACCGCGCCATTACCGCCGACGGCTTGCATTCCCGCCGCATCGGTTTGCGCGCGATTCAACGCGGCGGCGTGCGTTTGCCAGTCGGCGATGACTTTTTCAACGCAGCCGACATCGGCGCAGGCATCGCGCCGCGCGCGGAAATCGGCAACCTGCCCTTGCGACAGCACGCCGGAGGCGGCCATCCGCTGCTGCTGCGCATAGAGTTCGTCATATTCATGACCGACGATCGTGTAATCGCAGACCACCCGCTGACCGGGCACGCGGGCGGTGCTGCAGTCGATATCGGTCGCGGCGTGCGCCGTAGCGCTCAGCCCCAGTACAGCCAGAAACATCCACAGCCTGGTTCGTTGTTGCAGCACGGCAAAATCCAACAAAGAAAAAGGGAGTCTTTCACGATAGCCGATTTGCGGGGGAATTGCTGGCCATACCGACCGTCCCTTGCCTCGGCATTCTGGGAAAGGCAGGCGCATCTAAAAATGTGTAATGTGGATATCTAAAAAATCCGTTATACAATGGCCCGCCAGCTTTCGGGCGTGGTTGTGTTGACACCGCTACGCCCGGTTAAAGCGAAATCGCAGTATGTAACACAGCGCGTCGACAGCGTGCGACGCGTGACCTTGAGACAGGCGGCCCCAGGAGCCCACTTTGCAAGCCAATAAAAGCCTTGAACAATTTCTGTCCACTGAAGAAGAGAACATCCTCCGGGATTGGGTGGCGGTGCAAACGGCGGCCGGTGCCCAACGTGGCTTGATCGCCGAGTCGGAACTGAAAGAGACGAGCCGTACCTTTCTTTCCCTGTTCACGAAGGCCGTCACGCGTGACTACGACGCATCGCTGACCGGTGAAAACTGGGATGCCATCAAGTCGCATCTCGTAACATTGTCCGGACAAAGGGCGACCCTAGGGTTTACCCCCTCCGAGACGGCGATGTTCGTTTTCTCGTTGAAGGAGCCGTTGTTCAAGGCGCTGCGGGCCCGCGTGACCGAGGCCGACGTCCTCACCGACGCGCTCTGGAAGTTGACGGTGACGCTGGACAAGCTCGGTCTGCTGACGGTGGAGGCCTACCAGGCCACACGTCAGCGGATCATCGAGCGTCAACAACAGGAATTGCTGGACCTGACGACGCCGGTCGTGCGTCTGTGGGAGTCGGTTGTTGCCTTGCCGCTGATCGGCACGCTGGACAGCGAGCGCACGCAAGTCGTGATGGAGAGTTTGCTTGAGTCGATCGTCTCGAACGAAGCCGCCATTGCGATTATCGACATCACCGGCGTGCCGACCGTCGATACTCTCGTCGCGCAACATTTGCTGAAGACCGTGGCTGCGGCGCACCTGATGGGCGCCGAGTGCATCATCAGCGGCATTCGCCCGCAGATCGCCCAGACCATCGTGCATCTGGGAGTGGACCTGGGTAATGTGGTGACGAAGGCCACATTGGAAGATGCGCTGAAGCTGGCATTGAAGCGTGTGGGCATGAATATCGTGCGCGAACAGCGCGTGGAAGCCCGATAGCCCCATGGAAAAGATTCCTGTTCTGCGCCTTGGCGATTTCCTGCTTGTGTCCATCCAGGTGGAACTGCATGACGAGCTCGCGCTTTCCCTGCAGGACGATCTTGCGTCGCAAATTACGCGACACAAGGCAAAAGGTGTGTTGATCGACATCTCGGCACTTGAGATCGTCGATTCATTTATCGGGCGGATTCTGGGCCATATCGCTGCCATGTCGAAAATCATGGATGCAGCGACGGTATTGGTCGGGATGCGACCGGCGGTAGCCATTACGCTGGTCGAACTGGGAATGCCGCTGACGGGTATCTCGACGGCGTTGAATATCGACAAAGGAATGGCACTTCTTCGTTCCCGCGTTGGCGACGCGGGAGACCCGTCATCGTCACCTTAAATAAGGTCAAGGTCGATATTCAATCGGCGGAACAAGCCAGCGCCGCACGGAGGGTCGTCCAGGATTGGGCCACCAAGCTCGCGTTCAGCGCCATCGACAAAACCAAATTCGTGACGGCCGCGTCTGAGTTGGCGCGGAATACCTTTGTGCACGGTGGCGGCGGTTACATGGAATTGTCGGAACTCAATATCGACGGGCGGCCCGGTCTTCAGGCCGTGTTTCACGATACCGGTAAGGGGATTCCGAGCATCGATCAGGCGCTTTCGGACGGCTTCAGCACGTCGAAGAGTCTCGGACTGGGGTTGGGGGGCGCGAAGCGTCTCGTCAACGAGTTCTCCATTCAATCGGAGGTCGGTGTCGGTACTACAGTGAGCATTACGCAGTGGAAACGAAGGTAATAGTCGACGACGCCACGGGCGTCGCCGATGCGCGTCGACAGGCCGCCAAGATGGCCGAGTGGGTAGGGTTGCCGGACAGATTGCACGGTGAAGTGACCTTGGTCGTGTCCGAAGCAGCCAGCAATATCCTGAAGTACGCGCAGCGCGGCGAGATATTGCTGCGCCGAACCGTGCATTCCGGTGCGACCACCTCGTTGGAGATGATCGCGTTGGATAAAGGGCCGGGCATTCGCAATATCGCCGAGGCGATGCGCGATGGGCATTCCACCGGCGGCAGTCTTGGCGCCGGCTTAGGGACGATGCAGCGCCGTGCCTCGTTTTTCGATATTTATTCGGTGCCGGATCAAGGCACTGCGGTATTGGCGCAATTTTCGGCAGCACGTGGCGAAACGCCGGCGAGTACCGCCTACGGTGGTGCCGCGCGATCGGGCGCA of Robbsia sp. KACC 23696 contains these proteins:
- a CDS encoding secondary thiamine-phosphate synthase enzyme YjbQ yields the protein MASRHDNAFSAQHPTERGSAPARPIARIDVPTRGTGLVEITSQLRRFMDTQPAGDGLLTVFCRHTSASLLIQENADPSVRVDLEAFFARIAPESRTLYEHDAEGPDDMPAHLRTALTQVHLSIPVDQGRMVLGTWQGVYLFEHRHAPHRREVVLHFLPNS
- a CDS encoding STAS domain-containing protein — encoded protein: MQANKSLEQFLSTEEENILRDWVAVQTAAGAQRGLIAESELKETSRTFLSLFTKAVTRDYDASLTGENWDAIKSHLVTLSGQRATLGFTPSETAMFVFSLKEPLFKALRARVTEADVLTDALWKLTVTLDKLGLLTVEAYQATRQRIIERQQQELLDLTTPVVRLWESVVALPLIGTLDSERTQVVMESLLESIVSNEAAIAIIDITGVPTVDTLVAQHLLKTVAAAHLMGAECIISGIRPQIAQTIVHLGVDLGNVVTKATLEDALKLALKRVGMNIVREQRVEAR
- a CDS encoding STAS domain-containing protein, translated to MEKIPVLRLGDFLLVSIQVELHDELALSLQDDLASQITRHKAKGVLIDISALEIVDSFIGRILGHIAAMSKIMDAATVLVGMRPAVAITLVELGMPLTGISTALNIDKGMALLRSRVGDAGDPSSSP
- a CDS encoding anti-sigma regulatory factor, with protein sequence MQSAEQASAARRVVQDWATKLAFSAIDKTKFVTAASELARNTFVHGGGGYMELSELNIDGRPGLQAVFHDTGKGIPSIDQALSDGFSTSKSLGLGLGGAKRLVNEFSIQSEVGVGTTVSITQWKRR